CTGATCGCTTTGCAGGGCAGCAGttgttccttttcctgcagcgCTGTGTGGTTTGCAGAGCTCCTTGGAATCCAGGCCTTGCACTGGACCTGCTCTCAGGGAcgggttctgctgctgtttgtgttttcctccttgGAATGTCTTGTTTCTGGATGAAAGTTCCAGTGTTTACTTGTATGTTCAGGGCATGTCAGTCCAGTTTAAAACTCCTCTGCATCTCGGTTCTGTTTCCAGAGTCTTCCTAGTCAGATCAATAAAAGTGGCCGTCCATCAGTTTTGATTGGAACAGGATTTTGATCAATGAGCAGCTCAGGGGCGCTGtgttgcagctgcagctgcctgacaCAAACATTGCCTCCCTTTGCTGAGGAATTCAATTGTCCTGCATAAGCGATCAATATCTGCTCCTCTGACTACTCTTGCTCCCTTAATCTTCCTCCATAGTTTCTTTATAATTTAATCCTCTTCAAGGAGCCGTATTTCCTGTCCATCATGCTGTTACATTTTCCTGGAAACTTTTTTGAATCTCACAGCCAGTGGAGCTCCTGTGATTCACAAGAGAAGCTGACCTGCAGTTCAAACGAAAATGCAAATTCTAGCCTATCTGCTTTATTTACAGCTGTTTCAAATAAATATCTTTCCACATTGCATCGTTACTTCGGCTTTGTCTTTGCTCTCTCTCAGCttgcttctggttttcttttttctgttcgGCAATATTCTGCGTCCTGAAGTGTGCGGGCATCAGATGCAGAAATAATGCTTTATTAGTTAAAGTATTCACTTGTTTTATTCATTGCACACATCTTGACACCTGGGAAGGCTGAATCCCTGAATTCTCTCTCTTCCCAGCACAAAGCATGAAGCTGCACAGATTTCTGTGCAGACCCAGTGCAGCTCAGCCCCAGTGATGCAGTGGAAAGCTCCCTGACTTGGCAGCCTGCACTGGCAGTGTGTTAAGGGAAAAGCACTTATTCCCCAGAGCTGGAATGAGGCTCCAAATGCTTTCCACTTATCTTGTGGTGAGGTGAAAACTGCTATCCTCTGCTACATGTCCAGTGGACACTGATCTCTGACACAGAGATGAAAAGTTCAGTGGCTCACTGCAAGTGTGTCGTTACTCTTCAGGGATTGATGTGTTACTTGCTTGGTTCTAATGTGGCCACAGACAGAAAGATGcccaaaaaaaaagggatataGAACCCTTCTAGCACATATTTTATAGTAAATATGGGTGTAATGTGTTACTATGTTTTATAGTGCCAAAATCAATGTAACTGAAAGCCTCTGTGATAGAACCAGTACGTGAAGGGAGtgaaaacttttcttttagAGAATGGCcatgttttttccctcctgaaaCTTCCTACCTTGCTGCCAGCAGGGGCGACAGTAGAAGCAAAGGAATGCAAAGAATAAGCACAGGTTGCAGTCCACCTTTCTGCCATCTGTTCCCTGCCAGCACTGATGTAATCCCTCTGGCACTGAACCTTCCCTCTGCCATCTGTCAGCATTCCAATGTGCTATTGATTAGGGGCTTTGCTGAGGTCACTTAGGAATCACAACAAGCCTCCCGAAACTCGGGAAAGGCACTCAATCAAAGGAACTTGATTTGTGGCTTGCTGTCATTTTTGGTGCCTTGCTTCACTAGAAGACAGCAGTCAACGCTTCCCAAGCTCCTCACATGAGGAAAGTTATGATGGCAAAAGAAAGCGCTTGTTTATAAACGGGGCAAGTAACATAAGCTTTTAATGGCTCCTAGAGGAGCCCAAGGCTCCAGAGGGCTCTGGAATGCCTTTCTCTCCACCCCCTTTTGCTCCCCTCACCCTGACCCCCACGTTTTTTTCCAAGCCTTTGTCCAATTTTCATCATATCTGTCATTTTGAAAAATGAGCTGGCGGTTCACTCCTAAGGTTCATAGTGTGCCATGCATCTTTTTTTAGATTAACTTGTTTGCAAAGAGACAGTTCAACAGGAAATTCTTGTGCTTACACAGCAGTGCAATTTTCATGAAAAGCAGAGATGTTGTTAAAACTCATTATCTGTGTCTATTCTGCTAATTGGATATAAAAAAGTCATGAGACAGGAGGATGATAGGACCACACTTGCTTCCTGGGTAAAAGCCTATTATTGTTATACATTGCTAACAAATCTGAGCGGGAGCTGAGCATGTAACAGTGCAGGGTGAACACAGCGAGTGCCAGCATTGCACAACACTGAGATCCGAGGTAAAAGTGCACCTCATTTCATTTATGGAGATAGATGGAGATAGTGGTCCTGAAAGTGTTTCATTTCTGATGGTTTCAGAGAAATGGAtgcccagccagagctgccttGGTGCTCCATTTGATTCCAGACATAAAATGCTCCCTTGCATTAGCATACGTATCGATAATCCCGTATTGTATCATACATATTCCATCCTGTATCACTCTGCCATTCCCAACTTGGGTGTCAAAGCTCCATGTGCCTTCCCAACTTTGTGACAATCCAGGTCTCACCCCTCTTGGGGCTGACTTTAATCCTTTGTGCCTccactccagctctgctgcctttgccagTGTATTTCAGGAGGGATATCTGTTACAGGAACACACACAACAATACTATTCCAACCATTGCTTTGCAGACCTGCCTTTCTTTGTTGGTCAGCTTTAAACAGAGACACATCCCACTGTGCTGCAGTGTGCAGACacagggcactgctgctcctACAGATCCCAGAACCAaggctgtcctgctgcagtgtggctGCATCAAGCACACAGATTGACCTTTTCCCAGGTTTCATGTCTTCAGGTCTCTTCATcaccagcctggagaaggcctTGCAGTTGTGTTTGACCGTCTCTGGTGTTTTTAAGCCATGACTCAGTGGCTTGTGAACATCAAAAGGGAGCTTTTGTTTAAGATTTCTGAGTGGATGGAGGGGTGGGTGTTTCTCACCTTGATAAGCCTGAGCTCTGCTTGCTCTTTAGTCTCCTTTTTTGCTGTCAGACTCTGTCATGCCTGCACACAGCCGTGGTGTTTGGTGCACACAGATGCAACCCACAGGAGCTCTGCTCTCCGGGCAGGCTCTGCAGTGGGATCATCACACTACAATGAcaggctgcagcaccaggactgCAAACCATTCCAAATTGTCCACATTTTATGAAATACGTggctgaaaagagagaaatgttgCTCCTCTCATCTGCCTcaagctcctggagcagcctgagcgTTGCTTCATGGCTCTGAATTTGCCCATGGTGAAATCAGCCCCCAGGGTGATTCTCTGAGTGAGGATGTGGAGGGTGAGCAGAGCCTGTGTGAGGGGTGGCTGCTGCTACATTTCCAAATGTCCTCTCTTAAACACAGCCAAGAGTCCCAAGAGCAGAGAGCAtcaggcaaaacaaacacaattatGCAAAACAAACCTGGTTCCcaaagccagcactgccagcccctccTTTCCTGGCAAAGGAAATCCCCGCTCTAGGTGTTTACCCAGACTTCTtggctttgggggttttgtgttgcAATCTTTATTTAAACATAGAGGACAGAAAAGacgtttgttttgtttgtttgtttggggttttctttctgtttctatgACTTTTAAAGGACTGAAGAGTTTATTGTGTGTGAAATGCAGGAAGAGTCTAAATGAACAACAGATGAGGGGAAATAGACTGAGGAAAATTAGGGCTATTTGCTACCAAAGGAAGTAATCATTGTACGTATATTAAATTCCAATCTCTAACTGAGAATGTGCTTGTTATGCAAGAAATCTGACTGtagaggaaaacagggaaatacGTGGAGTCTTTGCAAGGTTGGGCTTTAAAAGTGGTGAGTATGGGTTTGGTGAATAAGCCAGGAGACAGCTTCTACTGAGGTGTGGTGGCTGGAGAGTCAGCCAGAGTTTCCCTCGCTAGCAGAGGGTTATTCTCTGTGCAGAAGGGGGAAGCTGTTCTCCATACACCTGCTGTTTATAGGGAACATTTATAACGACAATATAAATTCTTCAAGGACTTGCATCTGCCACGTTCTCAGCTCATCCATCGTGACTCACCTTTACTTATCGCTTACCTGGGGGTCCTTGCTGGGCCTGCCCCTTGAGGATACACAGCTCATTTTCAGTCAGAGAACCCTTACCTGGCGTCTCAGTGCTCCCTGCCAAGCGAGGGTTTAGCTGGTGGCAGTGGGGTGCTGAgtgctctggctctgctctccttggTCCCTGCAGACTAACAGCAGGGCAAGGTGCACGAGAGCATTTCACTGCTGGGAGGCAAAATCCGTGGTTGTTTCAGTGGTAAACTATTTACAGTGAGAGCCACTATAAATGGAACAAGGACCCTCGCCAGGGATTTGTGGAGTGTGCAATACATAGGCTTGACTTACAAGGATGCCTTAAATCAGCCACAAATTTGACATTACTGCATCTTTAAACAAAACACAGTGTTCCTCGTTACTGCAAGATGGCAGACCCCCTGCTCAGTTAGTTCAGCAAAGAtacagaatgattttttttttttaatttttatttttatttttattagcagTAGAAAAATTGTAGCCTGGGGGAACGTTGCTTTGACAGATTGAGGTTATATGGCTGCAGCTGACCTATGCagcttccttccccttccccctcctggCAGGCAGATGAAGCATTTATGATTGCAAGTGGCTAGCTGTGTTTTGTTCTTTATCTGATGGAAGGCCACCACAGTAGTCAAAAAGGACTTGTTAAGTATTATGATTTTCCAGTGAGGAATGCTTGAAACCTCAGTAAAGAacctgtaaaaattaaaaattaaaaaaaaaaaaaaaaaaaaattgctatgtGGGAGGAAGCATTTAAGCACAGGAAAGAATAGGGAATTGCACAGTCAAATAAGCAGTTCTTGGCAGAATttagagagcagcagcagtaagaAAGATGCACTGGCATGTAGAAAAGAGTGGAAATGAACTGAAGAGAAACGATAGCATCATATTTAGAATCTGTCACTTTATCAGAATTATCTTGACTGGTTattaggaaaagagaaggaattgAGTTTTTAGAGGAAGAAGGGTTTCATTTCCCCTTCATTAGCTGAGGAACCTGCTGACAGGAATTAAGACAGAACATTGCTAAATGGCAGCTTCAGCCACGCAAGAAAGGGTTATTTTTAACCCCGAGCTGCTCAGTGACTGCATTTGCAGCATGGCCCTGCtcaaaagaaaccacaaaactCTGCTGGCAAAACTAAagctgctttgtgctgctgtgtgagaaTGGGAAGGAGAGGTCTGGGTGGGAATCCTGTAGGGCAGTGGTGCCTCTGACGCCTGTGTCATGAAAATATGCCTGCAGTTAACTATTGTCCTCTGACCTCGATCCATGCTGAAACAGCGGCTTTGCATAATCATGCAAGGAGACGGCTCCTGCTCCAAAAGATGTTATGTTTTGAATTTCCACAACAGACAAAGGAGACATTGTCAGCCCTTCACACACGGGAaacagaggcagggagagagaggtttGTCCGGGGCAAGCAGGCTCGTTTTGACGGAATGGGCACTTAAAGTGAAGTTTCCTGAATTCATTTGTGTGTTATGACCACAAGATTGGCCTTCCTTTCTAATACTGGATTTTGTTCTTCCTGAAACTTCAGTTCAGGTACAGGGTTGTTGatcaaaaacattatttttattctgttctgtttAATAAATATGCTGGGGGTTCCTTCCTTGGAAGCTTGCATGCAGGTCCGAGTTGCAACTCTGCAAACGCCTCTGAGAGCTTCAGGTGAATTTTCATGTTGGGACTGCCAGAAGCAGTAATGCAAGACAGAGGTGTGACTTTGTCTTCTGCTTGTCTTTGTGCCCTTGGGGATCACAGCACCATGGGTGTGTAGAAGGGGAGCCTCCAAGAGCAGTAACGCTGTTCTGCTCAGCTTCGTGTGGGAAGAAAAATCCTCCTCCAACGTCCATTTGTCTTGCTCAGGCTTGTTAAGTCCAGAAAGGCCAGTGAGATGTGACACCACATGACCaaactgcagctgcttgggctTTTTATGAGGCAGTATTGAGTGGAACCATCTGGGCTAGGAGAAGACCACAACTTCTGTAATGAGCCTTTAGGAACACCAAGGTGGCGTGGCTGTCTGGGACACCACGCTGAATGAAGGGCACTCACAGCTGTGTGGGGTTTATGGGTTTATTTTATCTCTgataactaaaaaaaataagtgcTAGTCATGTGGTTCCTCATAAATTTCAAGCCACTGTTGATGAGTGGCATTGCCTGTGCTCTCAGCCTTGCTGGAACAGAGATCCCCCAGCTTTCTGACTGCTCATGGACGGTGCTTTACAGTTACCTCATTTTTCTCTAAACTTAAAGGCAAGCCCAAGTCATACTTCAAGGACAGAAACTTGAGTATGTTTAGTGCCTTGGGTGAACACCTGCACAGTCATCCCTCTAATATCCCAGTGGCTCATCTCTCTGGCTCCTGAGGTCTCAGTCTCTTGAAAGGTGTACTGCTCACTTGCCCAGGGGCTGAGGAAATCTGCTCCTTGGAAACTAATACCTTCCTAGAAAGCTAAAACACAaatttgggaaaataattttcactttgTCAGTGGTGCATCTCAACTTAGGCAGTTAAAACTATTCTTTTGCTTTAAAGTCTCTgttcagttttgtttggttggttttgtttctgtattcttATTATTTATGCCCCATTGGGGCAGCTTCCTGAAGTACTTCCAGGGGCCTGGTTCCAGTTTCCAAAGATAAATCTGATTTCTGTGTTAGGAGGTGAGCCCCTTCCTTCAAGCACTTTTCTGTGTGACAGACCTGGAAAGGGGCAAATTGGATTCAGTAGAATTTCAAAAACTGTAACCTACTTTCCTGTGGCTTTCTATTAATTGAAATGAATCTTTGAGAAGGATCACTCATGGTAAAATATTTACCAGGGTATTACATCAACTAAGGTAATAGCTCTTACAGTGCAGGTGTGAAGAAAGAAGCTCCTTAAAGTTTTTCCAATCCATGTCCTGTTCAATGTCTCTGTTTCAATAGACTCCAGAAGCTTTGCATGATTATTTATTAATCTGATTTACCAACAGTCTTCTGAAGTTTaaacagaggcagagagagaagcTAAGCTGGATTTGGGCTTGCAGGAATCAGATTCATTCCAACTCTGACGGTTGTATTTGACTTTATGCACATGATTTAATATTAGTGGTTCCCCTGTCTGCCAAATGCAGATactaattcttcctttttttccctgtgcacaCTTATGTAGGTGGCATGTTTGGACAGGAATCAGCTCCTCCTTTGTCTGTGGATGCCTCACACACAAAGGAATCCCTCATCTCAGGGATCAGGGAGAAGCAACCTTCTAGCTGCTTCTGTAGCCACAAAATAATAAATGGCTTCGACCTGCTCAGTGAAAAATGCAACCTTTGGATTACATTGGTGAAAATAAAAAGTCCACTGCAGTTCACAAGTCAAAAACTGCTGATAGTGTTTAGCACCAATGTCTGTCATTGAACATCTGGCATTCATcactgctttccttttccttaaaatgCTGCTGTATTTTATCCCATCTGCTGGAGGTTTCTTAGCTCAGTCTGTACAAATTGCAGCTGCCTCTCAGTCAGGGCAGTGGAATCACTACAGGCTGCAAggtaaaggaaggaaaaagagctgGGCTGAAGGAAAGTGTCTGctccccttttcctcccctctccctgcacacagaCAGTACTGGGCAGTATTACTAGACATCAAGATACTCCTGCTGTTGAAGAGAGAGGGAATAGTTTCCAGAAATAACAGATGTCTGTACCAGCCCTAGTTACAAAGGTAGAAAGCAGGAGAGGAACTGGACCTGGAGTGGAAAGACCAAAATTGACTGCTTTGGAGCAGCCCTTCAGCAAGTTTATGATGAATTAGGAATGCAAACGTTACTTAATACGAGACTTCCTGGGCAATGGCTTtcatgtattattttaaaattaaattgccCTTATTGCAGAAATTTAAGTTCCTACTAGGAAGAATAATACTGAAGGTGCTAGGAGAACACGAGTGGGTTAAAATTAGCCGAAACAGAAtacttttactatttttttcctcaaaaaactCTTCACTGCCATCTCAATGGCCACTCCATTCAGCATTCCTGAACTGTGGCAATGAGCCCTAGCAGCATTCTGAAGATGCATTTCTGATGGGGACATGAATCCTCCAGCACCCCTGTGTGAAGCACTTCCAGCTGCATGTGTGTGTTCCCTGCCGAGGCCAGGTGCTTCGTGGGTGCACCGTGTCACACAGCCCCATGCCCTGCAAGAACATGCCAGCTTTAGGAACAAGAGAAGATACTTCCTTCTCCTAGAAACACAATGACACCTCAATCCCACGCTGCTGGCAGTTAGGGAAGAAAAGGCCCATTTCCCTCTGTGTGGAGAGGGCTGTTGCAGGCTGCCATCTCTGTCAATCCCAGAACTTTATGGGCTGAAGGCACAGGGTCTCTGTTAGAGACAGCTGTCATGTTTTCAGTTCTAGGGACAGCTTGTATTGTTGGGGACTTCATTATACTTAGAACAGCAAGAATGCCTCGTGTCATCATGCGTGTTCTTCCTGGCTGCCTCAGTTTTCCCTTCTATTTAGTCTGGTGTCAAAAGTGTGTCTGAAGTTTGTTTGATTTAATACCAGGTTGACTGAAACAGGAATAAATTATTGCTGGTTGTcagctcagcctcctcctcctgcaaaGCATGTTGCATTCCTGATTTCccattgtttttcatttatgttCCTGTGGTTTTATCCTGCTACTCACTGCAGACTCCCAGATTTCAGCTTGGCAGCCAAATCAATCAAGCAGTGGGTGTCCTGGTCAGTATCTGCATGGAGTGGAAGTGACAGGCCCAGCTCACAGAcagaggggctgctgggctgtcCTTCAGAGCAGGTCCTGGCTGGCACGGCGGGCACACAGTGCCTGGAGGGAAAGgccaggcactgccaggagccacagctgctctctgaggTCAATAGACGGGTTCAGTCCTGGGGATTTGTTCTGACTTTGTGGTCTGTTGCTGGGATCAGACATCCTGGTGAAGGCACTGCTACTTGGCAAGGCTAAAATGAGAGAGAGGAACACGGGTCTAACGCTGCACAAACTGCTTTGCATGAGatattgcaaggaaaaaaataacccccGAGTACAGCGGAATGGATGATGCGGTGTtgattttgtctcttttttttgctgtctGCCCTAGATCTCTGCTTGCCTAGCATCTGTCCTGTTACCAGCAgaatatttattctgttttctattCTCCTTGTAGAAAATTTTACTACATCACACTGCTGAGAGACCCCGTATCTCGTTACCTCAGCGAATGGCGTCACGTCCAACGAGGAGCTACTTGGAAGACCTCCTTGCACATGTGTGACGGCAGGACACCGACTCCTGAAGAGCTGCCCTCGTGCTACGAGGGCACAGACTGGTCGGGCTGCACGCTGCAGGAGTTCATGGACTGCCCGTACAATTTGGCCAACAACCGCCAAGTGAGGATGTTGGCCGACTTGAGCTTGGTGGGCTGCTACAATATGTCCTTCATCCCGGAGAACAAGCGAGCGCAGATCCTGCTGGAGAGCgccaaaaaaaacctcaaggaCATGGCCTTCTTCGGCCTGACAGAGTTCCAGAGAAAGACTCAGTACCTGTTTGAGAGGACTTTTAACCTGAAGTTCATCCGGCCCTTCATGCAGTACAACAGCACGCGGGCGGGCGGGGTGGAGGTGGACAACGACACCATCCGCAGGATCGAGGAGCTCAATGACTTGGACATGCAGCTCTATGACTATGCAAAGGACCTCTTCCAACAGCGCTACCAGTACAAACGGCAGctggagaggatggagcagaggaTAAAGAACCGGGAGGAGAGGCTCCTTCACCGGTCCAACGAAGCGCTTCCCAAGGAAGAGACCGAGGAGCAAGGACGCTTGCCCACTGAGGACTACATGAGCCATATCATAGAGAAGTGGTAGCCTAGGCAGACTTTTATATTGATGACGTTCTAGGGTTTCCATATAAGAGGTCGTGGAAgtaaaattgcaaaaaaaaaaaaaaaaaaccccacaaaaaaaactaaaaaaaaaaaaaaaaaaaaccacctgacaaaaaatattttatttaaaaacaagtcTGTAAAACAGAAGATAGATTGCTTCCTTAAGCATAGGGTCTTTTTACTGTTTCTTACAAGACCGATGagattcttaaaaaaaccaataaattcataaaaataaaaaaagggtcAGCATTCTAATGCAGAgataaaaaaatgcacaaatgcAGTTACCCACTCGTAAGGCCAGATACAGAAGAATGTTTCTTATCCTCACAATTGTAACACAAATGGCAGAagtaggatttttaaaaatctgtttatccCCTGAGCGTAATGATCTAAAGATGCATAATTTAAAAACGAGGAAACAGAGGTTTTCTTTTGTGGGGGAGGTGGGATGGAAATTGCATTGTTTGTCAGTAACTGTTGATGGTGACTAAGTTGAGGATGGGCCATCCTGTCAGGCTGGGATCTGAGCACACAGACAGTCACAGCATTTCAGCTGCGAGAAAGTAGAACACCACGAGCACcgtaaagaaaaaaagagaagaaaaccagtCAGAGGATGAGAAACATTAAAGCGAATTGACTATGGCCTGGGAAATGTA
The sequence above is drawn from the Hirundo rustica isolate bHirRus1 chromosome 10, bHirRus1.pri.v3, whole genome shotgun sequence genome and encodes:
- the HS6ST1 gene encoding heparan-sulfate 6-O-sulfotransferase 1, with the protein product MKRAGRTMVERTSKFLLIVAVSVCFMLILYQYVGPGLSLGSPSGRSYSEELDLFPTPDPHYVKKYYFPVRELERELAFDMKGEDVIVFLHIQKTGGTTFGRHLVQNVRLEVPCDCRPGQKKCTCYRPNRRETWLFSRFSTGWSCGLHADWTELTNCVPGVLDRRESAAAKTPRKFYYITLLRDPVSRYLSEWRHVQRGATWKTSLHMCDGRTPTPEELPSCYEGTDWSGCTLQEFMDCPYNLANNRQVRMLADLSLVGCYNMSFIPENKRAQILLESAKKNLKDMAFFGLTEFQRKTQYLFERTFNLKFIRPFMQYNSTRAGGVEVDNDTIRRIEELNDLDMQLYDYAKDLFQQRYQYKRQLERMEQRIKNREERLLHRSNEALPKEETEEQGRLPTEDYMSHIIEKW